From Bacillus sp. Bos-x628, the proteins below share one genomic window:
- a CDS encoding 3-hydroxyacyl-CoA dehydrogenase NAD-binding domain-containing protein — protein MGKQIRKAAVIGSGVMGSGIAAHLANIGIPVTLLDIVPNELTKEESAKKLTLDHPIVRNRLSQEAMKRLLKQKPAPLTSAKNLSYITPGNLTDHLSLLHDADWIIEVVTEKLSIKQHVFSLIDQHRKKGSIVSSNTSGISVEKMAEGRSDDFKRHFLGTHFFNPARYLKLLEIIPIQETDPEVLAFMKTFGEDVLGKGVVEAKDTPNFIANRIGTYGLLVTVREMLENKYTIGEVDSVTGTLIGRPKSATFRTLDVVGLDTFSHVARNVYEQVEGKEKDMFQLPEFIERMIENGWIGSKAGQGFYQKNGKNILELDPVTLTYGERTKLKDPGIEMAKQQKGTNAKLKTLMYQDGRAGQLLWNITAPVLLYAAHLKGEIADDIQSIDNAMKWGFGWQHGPFELWDAIGVKTAVHRMEKEGHDIPKWVQDMLAEGHETFYQENDKGQRAYYQDGAYELEKVNEKSISIARLKKQNGVIFKNTGASLIDIGDDIVLLEFHSKSNAIGLDVIDMINRSIDETEKNYKGLVIGNQGKNFCVGANLALILMEAQDDNFFEIDFVIRRFQQAMMKVKYSERPVVVAPFGMTLGGGTELCLPATGIQASSETYMGLVEVGVGLIPGGGGNKELYLRHLQGESKPSATVIQDATLQTFETIAMAKVSTSAEEARDMNMLRPSDRISMNGDHLIYNAKQLVLSLDESGYRAPLKQKVPVMGETGYATMILAAENMRLSGYISEHDMTIAKKLAYVISGGKLPFGTEVDEQYLLELEREAFLSLVGEVKSQARMQHMLVKGKPLRN, from the coding sequence ATGGGCAAACAAATTCGCAAGGCGGCTGTCATTGGTTCAGGTGTCATGGGCTCAGGTATTGCTGCACATCTAGCCAATATCGGGATACCAGTAACACTGCTAGATATTGTGCCAAATGAACTGACAAAGGAAGAATCGGCAAAAAAGCTAACGCTTGATCACCCTATTGTTCGGAATAGATTGAGTCAAGAAGCGATGAAAAGACTATTAAAGCAAAAGCCAGCACCTCTTACTTCAGCGAAAAATCTATCATACATCACACCCGGAAATCTCACAGATCACCTTTCCTTATTACATGATGCAGACTGGATCATCGAAGTGGTCACTGAAAAACTCAGCATCAAACAACACGTATTCTCTCTTATCGACCAACACCGTAAAAAAGGTAGCATTGTTTCAAGTAATACATCAGGCATTTCTGTTGAAAAAATGGCAGAAGGCAGGTCAGATGATTTTAAGCGTCACTTTCTAGGAACACATTTTTTCAACCCAGCTCGGTATTTAAAGTTGCTAGAGATTATTCCTATTCAGGAAACGGATCCAGAAGTACTTGCATTCATGAAAACATTTGGTGAGGATGTGCTTGGCAAGGGAGTTGTTGAAGCAAAGGACACGCCAAACTTTATCGCCAACCGAATTGGAACATATGGACTACTTGTCACGGTGCGGGAAATGCTTGAAAACAAATATACAATTGGAGAAGTTGATTCTGTCACAGGTACACTGATCGGCAGACCGAAAAGTGCCACCTTCCGTACACTTGATGTGGTAGGACTTGACACCTTTTCTCATGTTGCGCGCAACGTATACGAACAGGTAGAAGGTAAGGAAAAAGATATGTTTCAGCTTCCTGAATTCATCGAAAGAATGATTGAGAATGGCTGGATTGGCAGCAAGGCAGGACAAGGTTTTTATCAAAAAAATGGGAAAAACATTTTAGAGCTTGATCCAGTGACGTTAACATATGGAGAACGGACAAAGCTGAAAGATCCGGGCATCGAAATGGCAAAGCAGCAAAAAGGAACGAATGCTAAATTGAAAACGCTTATGTACCAAGACGGCCGTGCAGGACAGTTGCTTTGGAACATCACAGCGCCTGTGCTCCTTTATGCAGCTCATCTAAAAGGCGAGATTGCTGACGATATTCAATCAATTGATAACGCCATGAAATGGGGATTTGGTTGGCAGCATGGTCCCTTTGAATTATGGGATGCAATTGGTGTAAAAACAGCCGTCCATCGAATGGAGAAAGAAGGTCATGACATTCCGAAATGGGTGCAAGACATGCTGGCTGAAGGACATGAGACATTTTATCAAGAAAATGACAAGGGACAGCGTGCCTATTATCAGGATGGAGCCTACGAGCTGGAGAAAGTGAACGAGAAAAGTATCTCAATTGCCAGATTGAAAAAGCAAAATGGTGTGATCTTCAAAAATACAGGTGCAAGCTTGATTGATATTGGTGACGATATTGTGCTGCTTGAATTCCACTCTAAGAGTAATGCGATTGGGCTTGATGTGATTGATATGATCAATCGTTCAATAGATGAAACAGAAAAGAATTATAAAGGACTTGTCATTGGAAACCAAGGAAAGAACTTCTGTGTTGGAGCAAACCTTGCCCTTATTTTAATGGAAGCGCAGGATGATAATTTTTTTGAAATTGACTTTGTGATTCGCCGCTTCCAGCAGGCTATGATGAAGGTTAAATATAGTGAGCGTCCGGTTGTTGTGGCTCCGTTTGGCATGACACTTGGAGGCGGAACAGAGCTTTGCCTGCCAGCAACCGGTATACAGGCGTCCAGTGAAACCTACATGGGACTTGTAGAAGTAGGTGTCGGCCTCATTCCAGGAGGCGGAGGAAATAAAGAGCTTTATCTTCGCCATTTGCAAGGAGAGTCTAAACCGTCTGCTACAGTCATACAAGATGCGACGCTTCAAACCTTTGAAACCATTGCGATGGCGAAAGTGTCAACATCAGCTGAAGAAGCAAGAGACATGAATATGCTACGTCCAAGTGATCGGATAAGCATGAACGGTGATCACCTCATCTATAATGCAAAACAGCTAGTACTTTCACTCGATGAAAGCGGGTATCGTGCGCCGCTGAAGCAAAAGGTGCCGGTAATGGGTGAAACAGGCTATGCAACGATGATTCTGGCTGCTGAAAATATGAGGCTTTCTGGTTACATTTCAGAGCATGACATGACCATTGCGAAAAAACTGGCATACGTCATCTCGGGCGGAAAGTTGCCATTTGGAACAGAAGTGGATGAGCAATACTTATTAGAGCTTGAAAGAGAAGCCTTTCTAAGTCTTGTTGGAGAAGTGAAATCACAGGCACGAATGCAGCACATGCTAGTTAAAGGTAAACCTTTACGTAACTAA
- a CDS encoding YusU family protein yields the protein MGNELDKKLEGLLDKYTELLLGETTDELKNDVKQWIIYSHIAKSMPPLAKHFNETYSEAKEEMKETIQRIKTLNETHRAKKDR from the coding sequence ATGGGAAATGAATTAGATAAAAAGCTTGAAGGCTTGCTTGATAAATATACAGAGCTGCTTCTTGGTGAAACGACAGATGAGCTTAAGAATGATGTGAAACAATGGATCATTTATTCACATATTGCAAAAAGCATGCCGCCTTTAGCCAAGCATTTTAATGAGACCTACTCAGAAGCAAAAGAAGAGATGAAAGAAACGATTCAACGAATTAAGACCTTAAATGAGACTCATCGAGCTAAAAAAGATCGCTAA
- a CDS encoding YusW family protein — protein MLCWKKAGLIGVLLFMMSGCQSIEPLKHTSEAEAESLSAVQMKELPFQHLHLHVQYGQKNDIYEATYRQRSGHEEALIRDHMNGVRYEGEEGLREMKMKLSDISAPVSKINETYVNELLTALNLDDDYQRIQVDLKLEDGTNRTFEKKK, from the coding sequence ATGTTGTGTTGGAAGAAGGCGGGACTAATAGGAGTGCTGCTATTTATGATGTCCGGATGCCAATCAATCGAACCGTTAAAACATACAAGCGAAGCGGAGGCAGAGAGTCTGTCAGCCGTTCAAATGAAGGAATTGCCATTTCAGCATCTTCATCTGCATGTCCAATACGGTCAGAAGAATGATATATACGAAGCAACATACCGGCAGAGAAGTGGACATGAAGAAGCACTTATCAGAGATCATATGAATGGTGTACGCTATGAAGGAGAAGAAGGACTGCGGGAGATGAAGATGAAACTAAGTGATATATCCGCTCCTGTATCAAAAATCAATGAGACGTATGTGAACGAACTGTTAACCGCTTTGAATCTGGATGATGACTATCAGCGAATTCAAGTAGATCTGAAGCTGGAAGACGGAACAAACCGTACATTTGAGAAGAAGAAGTAA
- a CDS encoding ABC transporter ATP-binding protein, whose protein sequence is MSAISTEGLSLGYGETIIIDELNVSIPKGEITVFIGSNGCGKSTLLRSLARLMKPMGGSVLLEGHSIAKLPTKEVAKELAILPQGPEAPEGLTVHQLVKQGRYPYQNWLKQWSKQDEEAVNRALKSTKMEDLADRTVDSLSGGQRQRAWIAMTLAQETDIILLDEPTTYLDMTHQIEILDLLFDLNEKEKRTIVMVLHDLNLACRYAHHLVAIKDKTIYAEGRPETVINCDLVKNVFDMNCQVTTDPLFGTPLCIPHGRGRCIVQQAQAETYLAAR, encoded by the coding sequence ATGAGTGCCATTTCTACTGAAGGTTTAAGCTTAGGCTATGGAGAAACAATAATCATTGATGAATTAAATGTATCAATCCCTAAGGGTGAAATCACAGTATTTATTGGCAGCAATGGATGCGGTAAATCCACGCTACTTCGCTCTTTGGCGCGTCTCATGAAGCCAATGGGTGGCTCCGTCCTGTTAGAAGGTCATTCCATTGCAAAATTACCAACGAAAGAGGTCGCAAAAGAGCTGGCCATTCTTCCGCAAGGACCAGAAGCGCCAGAAGGATTAACCGTGCATCAATTAGTCAAGCAAGGCAGATATCCTTATCAAAATTGGTTAAAACAGTGGTCTAAACAAGACGAAGAAGCGGTGAATCGTGCCTTAAAGTCAACAAAGATGGAAGACCTCGCTGATCGAACGGTTGATTCATTATCAGGTGGACAAAGGCAGCGTGCTTGGATTGCGATGACGTTGGCGCAAGAGACGGATATTATCTTGTTAGATGAGCCGACAACGTATTTAGATATGACGCATCAAATTGAAATCCTTGATCTCCTTTTTGACCTGAATGAAAAAGAAAAGCGTACGATCGTGATGGTTCTTCATGACCTTAATCTCGCATGCAGATATGCCCATCATCTGGTGGCGATTAAAGATAAGACCATTTATGCAGAAGGAAGACCTGAAACCGTAATTAATTGCGACCTTGTGAAAAATGTCTTTGATATGAATTGCCAAGTGACAACAGATCCTTTATTTGGAACACCATTATGTATTCCGCATGGCAGAGGACGCTGTATTGTGCAACAAGCGCAAGCCGAGACATATCTTGCTGCAAGATAA
- a CDS encoding spore coat protein, translated as MEQQNQQKIGNPQTPVPTTTNMNDRDLITDLLSTEKYMTNGYSTALNEFSHESLYEDIQRIALETQKAQRHLYDVMFRYGWYSVEAADQQKLQQAHQKFQQTLTDQSPYGSSPM; from the coding sequence ATGGAACAACAAAACCAACAAAAAATCGGGAATCCGCAAACCCCTGTCCCGACAACAACAAACATGAATGACCGAGATCTTATCACAGATTTGCTCTCTACTGAAAAATATATGACAAACGGGTACAGCACCGCTCTCAACGAATTCAGTCATGAATCTCTTTACGAAGATATTCAGCGAATCGCCCTTGAGACGCAGAAAGCACAAAGACACTTATATGATGTCATGTTCAGATATGGCTGGTATTCAGTTGAAGCTGCTGATCAGCAAAAGCTGCAGCAGGCACATCAGAAATTTCAGCAAACACTGACAGATCAATCTCCATACGGTTCATCACCGATGTAA
- a CDS encoding acetyl-CoA C-acetyltransferase — protein MREAVIVAGARTPVGKAKKGSLKTVRPDDMGALCVKETLKRAGDYDGAIDDLIIGCATPEAEQGLNVARNIGALAGLPYTVPAITINRYCSSGLQSIAYAGERIMLGQAETILAGGVESMSQVPMMGHSIRPNALLAEQAPEYYMSMGHTAEQVAQKYQVTRQDQDAFAVRSHQKAAKALQEGKFSDEIVPVDVTERRIGEQYQLEEKQFTFSQDEGVRPGTTEEILSTLRPAFSTKGTVTAGNSSQTSDGAACVMLMDREKASSLSLQPLAKFKAFAVGGVPPEVMGIGPVEAIPRVLKIAGLELKDIGLFELNEAFASQAIQVIRHLGIDEEKVNVNGGAIALGHPLGCTGTKLTLSLIHEMKRRNEQFGIVTMCIGGGMGAAGIFELI, from the coding sequence ATGAGAGAAGCAGTAATTGTAGCTGGCGCAAGAACACCAGTCGGGAAAGCAAAAAAAGGATCTTTAAAAACTGTTCGTCCTGATGATATGGGGGCATTGTGTGTCAAAGAAACATTGAAGCGTGCCGGTGATTACGATGGGGCAATTGATGACCTAATTATTGGGTGTGCGACACCAGAAGCAGAGCAAGGGTTAAATGTAGCACGGAATATTGGGGCATTAGCAGGACTGCCTTATACTGTACCCGCCATCACCATTAATCGCTACTGTTCTTCTGGTCTTCAGTCGATTGCTTACGCAGGTGAGCGCATTATGCTGGGGCAGGCAGAAACCATTTTAGCAGGCGGGGTTGAATCAATGTCTCAAGTACCTATGATGGGACATTCGATTCGTCCGAATGCCCTATTGGCAGAACAAGCACCGGAATACTACATGAGTATGGGGCACACAGCGGAACAGGTTGCACAAAAGTATCAGGTTACACGACAAGATCAAGATGCATTTGCAGTGAGAAGCCATCAAAAGGCAGCAAAGGCATTGCAAGAAGGGAAGTTTTCAGACGAAATTGTTCCTGTTGATGTCACGGAAAGACGGATTGGAGAGCAATATCAACTAGAAGAAAAGCAATTCACCTTTTCGCAGGATGAAGGAGTAAGACCTGGAACAACGGAGGAAATCCTTTCGACATTGCGTCCTGCTTTCTCAACAAAAGGAACGGTCACAGCAGGCAACTCTTCACAAACAAGTGATGGTGCGGCATGTGTCATGTTGATGGACCGTGAAAAGGCATCTTCTCTATCTCTTCAGCCGCTTGCTAAATTTAAAGCGTTTGCTGTTGGCGGTGTACCGCCTGAAGTTATGGGAATCGGTCCGGTTGAAGCCATTCCCCGTGTATTAAAAATAGCCGGTCTTGAGCTAAAGGACATTGGTCTGTTTGAATTAAATGAAGCCTTTGCATCTCAGGCGATTCAAGTCATTCGGCATTTAGGAATAGACGAAGAGAAGGTGAACGTTAATGGTGGTGCGATTGCTTTAGGCCATCCGCTTGGCTGTACAGGAACCAAACTGACGTTATCACTCATTCATGAAATGAAAAGACGGAACGAACAATTTGGTATTGTCACGATGTGTATCGGCGGAGGAATGGGAGCAGCAGGCATTTTTGAATTGATTTAA
- a CDS encoding YuzL family protein, with amino-acid sequence MSRLKKYPSKAGVSAASVKGNAGPSQEADLDEKKASYNQF; translated from the coding sequence ATGTCTCGTTTGAAGAAATATCCATCTAAAGCTGGCGTAAGTGCCGCAAGTGTAAAAGGGAACGCAGGTCCATCACAAGAAGCAGACCTAGACGAAAAAAAGGCCAGCTACAATCAGTTTTAA